The Faecalibacterium sp. I3-3-33 DNA window GCCTGTGCTTTACCGGCGAAAGCGCAAAGCTGGATGTGCCCTGCGTGGAATACGGCCGCGAGGGGGACGGTGCCGATCAGGCAAAGCACATCTTCCGCTCCCTGCGGGCGCTGGATGAGCAGGGCGACGGCGTGGTCTACGCCCGTTGCCCGCAGAAGGACGGCCTGTCCATGGCGGTGTACAATCGCCTGATCCGCGCCGCCGCCTTCCGGGTGATCGACCTATGATCACCTTGGGCATCACAGGGCGCAGCGGTTGCGGCAAGTCCACGGTCACGGCGGTATTTGCCGCCCACGGTGTGCCGCTGGCGGACGCCGACCAGCTCAGCCGGGAAATTCTGCTGCCCGGCTCGCCGCTGCTGCCACAGCTTGCGGCGCGGTTCGGCGGGGATATCCTCCACCCGGACGGCACGCTGGATCGCCGCTTGCTGGCTGACCGTGCCTTTGCCACCCCGGAGGGCAAGGCTTCACTGGACAGCCTGACCCACCCCGCCATCGTGGCACGCATCCGGGCGGCAAAGCAGGCGGCGCAGGCCGCCGGAGCACCCCTTTTTGTGCTGGACGGTGCAGTCATCGTGGGCACAGCGGCGCAGGCTGAGTGCGACCGCCTGTGCGTGGTCACTGCGCCCTTTGAGACCAGCGTGGCGCGCATCGTGGCGCGGGACGGCATCTCGCCGGAGATGGCCGCCCGCCGCCTGAACGCTCAGACCCCGGAAGAGACCCTGACCGCACAGGCAGACTACACCCTGCACAACGACGCCGGGCTGGAGGCGCTGCAAGCCGCAGCCGCCCGCCTGTGTGAGCGGCTGCAGGCAGAAGGGGGCGTGACGGCAGCGCTTTGAACGAACAAAATTATGAAAAAGCCTACGACCCCATAGCCGCCCGGGAGCGCCGCGCCGCGCGGGAAAAACAGCGTATACGTAAACAGCAGCGCCGCCGACGGCGGCTACTGCGGCTGGTTTCCCTGTTTCTGGTAGTGATCGTAGCAGTGTGTGCAGTGCCGCCTTTGTGTAACCGGGCAGAGCAATTTTTGTACCCCCGCAAGTACGAGCAGCTGGTGGAAAAATGGGCAACCGCCTACGAGCTGGACCCGCTGCTGGTCTACGCCTTTATCCGCACCGAAAGCGGCTTTGACCCGCAGGCTACCTCCAGCGTGGATGCCCGGGGCCTGATGCAGATGACCGAGGAGACCTTTCTCTGGATGCGTAGTAAGATCGCCCCGGAGGAGCCGCTGACCTTTGCCGACCTCTACAACCCCGACATTGCCATCCGCTTTGGGTGCTATTACCTACACCTGTGCATGGAACGCTACAAAGGGGATGTATCCACGGCGGCAGCGGCCTACCACAGCGGCTGGGGTACGGTGGATCAGCTGCTGCAAATGGAAGAACACTCGGCAGACGGGGAAACCCTGCAAGGCTTCCCCTATAACCAGATGCACCACTACGTCAACAAGATCACCGCCTGCTACCAGACCTATCAGCGTCTGTACGCAGGTCAATGATAAAAAGTTAAGGAGCAAAAAATCATGAGCGAGAAACTTACTGCAAAAGAGTACGCCGAAAAGCTGCTCTACACCCCCGAATACGCTGCCGACAAGCAGGCAGACGTAAAGGAAAAGGCTGCTGCCTTTGCCGAGGGCTACAAGAAATTTATGGACAGCGCCAAGACCGAGCGCGAGGCTGCCGTTGTCAGCGAGCAGATGCTGCTGGCTGCCGGCTACAAGGCTTTTGAGCCCAAAAAGGCTTACGCCCCCGGCGAGAAGGTCTACTTCATTCAGGAGAACAAGGCCGTTGTGGCGGCTACCATCGGCCAGAAGCCCTATGAGGAGGGCTTCCGTCTGGTCATTGCCCACATCGACTGCCCCCGTCTGGACCTGCGTCCCAACCCTCTGTACGAGTCTGACCACATGAGCTACTTCCGCACCCACTACTATGGCGGCGTGCGCAAGTACCAGTGGGCTACCATCCCGCTGGCTATCCACGGCGTGTTCACCCGTGCCGACGGCTCCAGCGTCAACTTTGCCGTCGGTGAGGACGAGAACAATCCCGTGTTCTGCATCACCGACCTGCTGCCCCATCTGGGTGCCGAGCAGAACGAGCGCAAGCTCAGCGAGGGCATCAAGGGCGAGGAGCTGAACGTGCTCATCGGCTCTGACACCGTGGAGGAAGAGGACGTCAAGGAGGCTGTCAAGCTGAACACCCTCATCCTGCTGAACCAGAAGTACGGCATCACCGAGCGCGACTTCACCCGCGCCGAGATCGAAGTCGTGCCCGCTACCAAGGCACGCGATGTGGGCTTTGACCGCTCCATGATCGGTGCCTACGGTCACGATGACCGCGTGGATGCTTACCCCGCACTGCTGGCCGAGATCGAGACCAAGGACCCTGTGCACACCACCATCTGCGTGCTGACCGATAAGGAAGAGATCGGCTCCGACGGCGTGACCGGTATGCAGAGCATGTATGTGTTCCACTTTATGCAGCTGCTCTGCCGCGCTGCCGGTCAGGACGACATTCTGGCCTTCCGCAACAGCGTGTGCCTGTCTGCGGACGTGACCGCCGCCTTCGACCCCTCTTGGGCAAGCGCCTTTGAGAAGCAGAACGGCACCTACGCAGGCCGCGGTATTGCCATCTTCAAGTACACCGGCAGCCGCGGCAAGAGCTCTGCCAGCGATGCCAACGCCGAGCTGCTGGGCGACATCACCCGGATGCTGGATGCCAACAACGTGGCATGGCAGATCGGCGAGATGGGCCGTCTGGATCTGGGCGGCGGCGGCACCATTGCCAAGTATGTGGC harbors:
- the coaE gene encoding dephospho-CoA kinase (Dephospho-CoA kinase (CoaE) performs the final step in coenzyme A biosynthesis.); the encoded protein is MITLGITGRSGCGKSTVTAVFAAHGVPLADADQLSREILLPGSPLLPQLAARFGGDILHPDGTLDRRLLADRAFATPEGKASLDSLTHPAIVARIRAAKQAAQAAGAPLFVLDGAVIVGTAAQAECDRLCVVTAPFETSVARIVARDGISPEMAARRLNAQTPEETLTAQADYTLHNDAGLEALQAAAARLCERLQAEGGVTAAL
- a CDS encoding lytic transglycosylase domain-containing protein, coding for MNEQNYEKAYDPIAARERRAAREKQRIRKQQRRRRRLLRLVSLFLVVIVAVCAVPPLCNRAEQFLYPRKYEQLVEKWATAYELDPLLVYAFIRTESGFDPQATSSVDARGLMQMTEETFLWMRSKIAPEEPLTFADLYNPDIAIRFGCYYLHLCMERYKGDVSTAAAAYHSGWGTVDQLLQMEEHSADGETLQGFPYNQMHHYVNKITACYQTYQRLYAGQ
- a CDS encoding aminopeptidase codes for the protein MSEKLTAKEYAEKLLYTPEYAADKQADVKEKAAAFAEGYKKFMDSAKTEREAAVVSEQMLLAAGYKAFEPKKAYAPGEKVYFIQENKAVVAATIGQKPYEEGFRLVIAHIDCPRLDLRPNPLYESDHMSYFRTHYYGGVRKYQWATIPLAIHGVFTRADGSSVNFAVGEDENNPVFCITDLLPHLGAEQNERKLSEGIKGEELNVLIGSDTVEEEDVKEAVKLNTLILLNQKYGITERDFTRAEIEVVPATKARDVGFDRSMIGAYGHDDRVDAYPALLAEIETKDPVHTTICVLTDKEEIGSDGVTGMQSMYVFHFMQLLCRAAGQDDILAFRNSVCLSADVTAAFDPSWASAFEKQNGTYAGRGIAIFKYTGSRGKSSASDANAELLGDITRMLDANNVAWQIGEMGRLDLGGGGTIAKYVANRGIKVLDMGVPVLSMHSPFEVIHKTDLYMAYRTFSLFCQSAD